The region GCGCTGGCCGCCGGAGAGGGTGCCGATGGGCTGGTCGAGGTCGTCGAGGACGATGCCCATGTTGCGCAGTTCCTCGTCCGCGGTCTTCTTCATGCGGTCGATGTCGAGGCGCTGGATCGGCCAGGGGCCTTTGGTCATCTCGGAGCCGAGGAAGAAGTTGCGCCACACCGGCATCAGCGGCACGGTCGCCAGGTCCTGGTAGACGGTGGCGATACCGCGGTCCAGGGCCTCGCGCGGGGTGGAGAAGCGTACGGGGGCGCCGTCGACGAGGAATTCGCCCTCGGTGTGCTGGTGCAGGCCGGAGATGATTTTGATGAGGGTGGACTTGCCGGCGCCGTTGTCGCCGAGGACGCAGGTCACCTGGCCGGGGTGGACGGCGAGGGAGACTCCGTGCAGGGCACGGATGTTGCCGTACGCCTTCCCGGCGCTGCGCAGTTCGACGATCGGGGCGGTGCCGTCCTCGGGCGGAGCGTCCGGGAGGATGGCGCCGGCGGGTCCGGATCCGTTGGTTGTCATGGGTCGGTTCACCTCCGGGTCGCCGCGCGGCGGACCCACAGATTGATGAGCGTGGCGCCGAGCAGCATCACGCCGAGGAAGGCCTTGAACCAGTCGGGGTTCCAGCCCGCGTACACGATGCCCTGGTTGACCATGCCGAACATGAAGGCGCCGAAGACCGGTCCGATCGCGGAGCCGTAGCCGCCGGTGAGCAGACAGCCGCCGA is a window of Streptomyces mirabilis DNA encoding:
- a CDS encoding ATP-binding cassette domain-containing protein gives rise to the protein MTTNGSGPAGAILPDAPPEDGTAPIVELRSAGKAYGNIRALHGVSLAVHPGQVTCVLGDNGAGKSTLIKIISGLHQHTEGEFLVDGAPVRFSTPREALDRGIATVYQDLATVPLMPVWRNFFLGSEMTKGPWPIQRLDIDRMKKTADEELRNMGIVLDDLDQPIGTLSGGQRQSVAIARAVYFGARVLILDEPTAALGVKQSGVVLKYIAAARDRGLGVIFITHNPHHAYMVGDHFSVLRLGTMELSAARSEVSLEELTNHMAGGAELAALKHELAQVRGVDVEELPEAEDLKAPVAATPEGTS